The following coding sequences lie in one Bacteroides helcogenes P 36-108 genomic window:
- a CDS encoding ATP-binding protein, translated as MRQLFETFYQLIERTSTDFIRYLYYEIHWESRLVGITGARGTGKTTLMLQYIKEHYTPADGEALYVSLDNIWFATHSLLDLADHFYKMGGKVLFLDEVHKYATWSIEIKNIYDSYPDMKVVFTGSSMLEIHKGEADLSRRAALFHLSGLSFREFLELEYRYKAEPLSLTDVLTRHVEIGMSIGKTLKPLVAFKDYLSFGYFPFYREDRPLYYEKLLATLNTILDVDLPATERIDYYSIGRIKKLFAILSQLVPCIPNVSALSKELGVTRISLLNYLFYLQKAQALLLLDKEAFGIKQLAKPEKIYLGNTNYAYALGGDRTDIGNVRETFFFNQMRIKHTVTYSSKVDFLVDGEYSFEIGGKNKTQQQLAGVENGYLALDNIETGFRNEIPLWLFGLTY; from the coding sequence ATGAGACAATTATTTGAAACTTTCTATCAGCTCATAGAACGGACTTCCACCGATTTTATACGCTATTTGTACTATGAAATCCATTGGGAGAGTCGGCTCGTAGGTATTACCGGTGCGCGGGGCACGGGCAAGACAACGCTTATGCTGCAATATATCAAAGAACACTATACGCCCGCCGATGGTGAAGCGCTCTATGTGTCTTTGGATAATATCTGGTTCGCCACTCACTCTTTACTTGATTTGGCAGACCATTTCTACAAGATGGGGGGGAAAGTATTGTTTCTGGATGAAGTACACAAATATGCCACTTGGTCTATTGAAATCAAAAATATCTATGACAGCTATCCGGATATGAAAGTGGTCTTTACGGGTTCTTCCATGCTGGAGATACACAAGGGAGAGGCTGATTTATCCAGACGTGCCGCTTTGTTCCATTTGTCCGGGTTGTCTTTTCGGGAATTTCTGGAGTTGGAATACCGGTATAAGGCAGAGCCGTTGTCGCTGACTGATGTGCTGACACGGCATGTGGAAATAGGCATGAGCATAGGGAAGACCCTGAAACCTCTCGTTGCTTTTAAGGATTATCTTTCATTCGGATATTTCCCTTTCTACCGGGAAGACCGTCCCCTCTATTACGAAAAGCTGCTTGCCACGCTCAATACGATTCTGGATGTTGACTTACCCGCCACAGAAAGGATAGATTACTACTCCATAGGCAGAATAAAGAAACTGTTTGCCATCTTGTCACAGCTTGTGCCCTGCATCCCCAATGTCTCGGCTTTGAGCAAGGAGTTGGGAGTGACTCGTATCAGCCTGCTGAATTACTTGTTCTATCTGCAAAAGGCACAGGCGTTATTGTTGCTTGACAAGGAAGCTTTCGGAATAAAGCAACTTGCCAAACCGGAGAAGATATATTTGGGCAATACGAACTATGCTTACGCGCTGGGCGGAGACCGGACAGACATAGGCAATGTTCGCGAAACCTTTTTCTTCAACCAAATGCGGATAAAGCATACGGTCACTTATTCTTCAAAAGTGGATTTCCTGGTGGACGGGGAGTATAGCTTTGAGATTGGCGGGAAAAACAAGACGCAGCAACAATTGGCGGGTGTGGAAAATGGCTATCTGGCTTTGGATAATATCGAAACCGGCTTCCGTAATGAGATTCCTCTCTGGCTGTTCGGACTGACGTATTGA
- a CDS encoding fimbrillin family protein, with product MLKLQSSLKATVCMAAVALAAAGCSQDEFADQAAVKGNTTIVASFEGADTRTSVNDKNEVVWNKDDAFGLFYTTTQNTSQNTTTTAAQFTATTADGQSTTATFSGTLDANVTTSYAVYPYQDGMKLDNSTVTMKLPATIDYTTASNGPMYAPASDISSNISFKHLAGLLKLSVSKGIAAEAKKFVITADKNIAGTATADLSKDAPVLVISSTDTNTDTGKTITVNLNFSTATTATTDFYIPIPAGSYSTLSAQLFDNSNKALSAAKEWSNITVTRAGMLTSAFGFVTIGAEVSNNEGIKSAISAAVPTAPTTETTTEVKVASTIDTSASGGISTIALPVTEKSNVGLSLEAVPTTSDNAPLVISDATDSNAETATSAEVSKNTVTVAIPQVTDGTTAPVLKITMPSSTVALDATGTAGTTYGTITAKTANNTLVVKNKVTVSKLIVAGGNVRVQNGGTITAIERATNFTDTPFLIKEEGATIPASPTGFTVISAAEYDLMMAAKNGGTYVLSADVTLAKPIVIKKDVVLDLNGHSIKPVSGELTIPETDYVSKDALIIVNRKATLTINDATGNGSIDANGNTTVYAAVKMTDAIEKADTGVATLIVNGGTLKGYQAGISGNGTRHNTEITINGGTITSANTATDTKLEATGIYHPQFGILNINGGTIKGYDSGIEMRAGKLTVSNGAIESTATTFSEGKNGNGKTIVGAAVSVSQHTTNLELNATIKGGTLTGVYALYEKDLQDTNVTGISMSVTAGNLNGKVYSQNCKAFAKGGVFTDPAVLNYLATGANVKVNMTADCSIGNINIANGQTVDMNLNAKTLTLTNQSNNNIKGKATFSNGNIIQASGSDGMLYAQENGDLTLDKIYMSGANYALWAQGPNVKLNVINKSEIHAEFFPISTNASINGSGLTYGQNAIITLSDSKFIGTETGFMNNVPAKVTITNCEFSGNHQAAFLRGGDYTITNSKFTLNATLEHTHKENHHFTTWSEGNQATFAALTIGNYKSTAYQYYTKVAMTKVTAEVTGTYASSFPAMHVCANAAKDLGVTLTYDTTSSTFTSSYSPAIEYGTTNITVNGKAVVAESDKFIIK from the coding sequence ATGTTGAAACTACAAAGTTCTTTAAAGGCAACTGTCTGCATGGCAGCGGTTGCACTGGCGGCAGCAGGTTGCAGCCAGGACGAATTTGCGGACCAAGCCGCAGTGAAAGGTAACACTACTATCGTAGCCTCTTTTGAAGGAGCCGACACACGTACCTCGGTGAACGATAAAAATGAAGTAGTCTGGAACAAGGATGACGCCTTCGGACTGTTCTACACTACCACACAAAATACCTCACAAAATACCACAACGACGGCAGCACAGTTCACCGCAACCACTGCCGACGGTCAAAGCACTACCGCCACATTCAGCGGCACGCTGGACGCAAATGTCACTACCTCTTACGCCGTATATCCCTACCAAGATGGCATGAAGCTGGATAACAGCACGGTGACTATGAAACTTCCGGCAACCATAGACTACACTACGGCAAGCAACGGGCCGATGTATGCGCCCGCCTCAGACATCAGCAGCAACATCTCCTTCAAGCATCTGGCAGGATTGCTGAAACTGAGTGTCAGCAAGGGAATTGCGGCTGAAGCCAAGAAATTCGTGATTACGGCAGACAAGAATATCGCAGGTACTGCCACGGCAGACTTGAGTAAAGATGCTCCTGTTTTGGTTATATCATCTACTGACACCAATACCGATACCGGCAAGACAATTACAGTCAATCTGAACTTTAGCACAGCCACTACCGCAACTACCGATTTCTACATCCCCATCCCCGCAGGAAGCTACTCCACGTTGTCCGCACAATTATTCGATAACAGCAACAAAGCATTGTCCGCTGCCAAAGAATGGAGCAACATCACAGTGACCCGCGCAGGCATGCTGACTTCCGCTTTCGGATTTGTAACGATTGGCGCAGAGGTAAGCAACAATGAAGGAATTAAAAGTGCAATCAGTGCCGCTGTACCAACCGCACCGACCACGGAGACTACTACCGAAGTAAAAGTGGCAAGTACGATTGATACAAGCGCCAGCGGCGGCATCAGCACCATCGCCCTTCCTGTCACCGAAAAATCCAATGTCGGGCTATCTCTGGAGGCAGTGCCTACCACAAGCGATAATGCACCGTTAGTCATATCCGATGCTACTGACAGCAACGCAGAAACAGCTACTTCGGCTGAAGTTTCCAAAAACACAGTGACGGTAGCTATTCCGCAGGTAACGGATGGAACAACTGCCCCTGTCTTAAAGATTACCATGCCCAGCAGCACCGTAGCACTGGATGCAACGGGAACAGCAGGAACCACCTACGGAACCATCACTGCCAAGACAGCCAACAATACGTTGGTAGTGAAGAATAAGGTAACGGTAAGCAAACTGATTGTTGCAGGCGGTAATGTAAGAGTGCAAAATGGCGGAACGATTACAGCCATAGAAAGAGCTACCAATTTCACCGATACCCCTTTCCTCATTAAAGAAGAAGGTGCTACTATCCCCGCAAGCCCTACGGGCTTTACCGTAATAAGCGCTGCCGAATACGACCTGATGATGGCTGCGAAGAATGGCGGTACATACGTGCTCAGCGCAGACGTGACGCTGGCTAAGCCAATCGTTATCAAGAAAGATGTAGTGCTCGACTTGAACGGACACAGCATCAAGCCTGTAAGCGGCGAATTGACAATCCCGGAGACAGATTATGTCAGCAAGGATGCCTTAATCATCGTAAACCGCAAGGCCACGCTCACCATCAACGACGCCACAGGCAACGGAAGCATCGACGCCAATGGCAACACCACCGTCTATGCAGCCGTGAAGATGACAGATGCGATAGAGAAAGCAGATACAGGCGTTGCTACACTGATAGTAAACGGCGGTACGCTGAAAGGCTACCAAGCCGGTATCAGCGGTAACGGCACACGCCACAATACAGAGATTACAATCAATGGCGGAACTATCACCTCTGCCAACACAGCAACAGATACCAAATTGGAAGCCACCGGTATCTATCATCCGCAATTTGGAATATTGAACATCAACGGCGGAACCATCAAAGGATACGACTCCGGTATCGAAATGCGTGCAGGAAAGCTAACTGTAAGCAACGGTGCTATAGAGAGCACAGCAACCACTTTCAGTGAAGGTAAGAATGGCAACGGAAAAACAATAGTAGGCGCAGCCGTTTCCGTATCGCAACATACCACCAACTTGGAACTCAACGCCACTATCAAAGGTGGTACATTGACAGGTGTTTATGCCCTTTATGAGAAAGACTTGCAAGACACTAACGTCACAGGTATTTCCATGAGTGTGACAGCCGGCAATCTGAACGGAAAGGTATATAGCCAGAATTGCAAAGCGTTCGCCAAAGGCGGTGTGTTCACCGACCCGGCTGTGCTGAATTACTTGGCAACAGGCGCCAATGTAAAAGTAAATATGACTGCCGACTGCTCAATAGGCAACATCAATATTGCAAACGGGCAAACAGTTGACATGAATTTGAATGCCAAGACGTTGACACTGACAAATCAGTCAAATAACAATATTAAGGGTAAAGCTACATTCAGCAATGGTAACATAATACAGGCAAGTGGTAGCGATGGAATGTTATATGCCCAGGAAAACGGTGATTTGACTCTTGACAAGATATACATGTCAGGTGCTAATTACGCTTTGTGGGCACAGGGTCCCAATGTCAAGCTGAATGTCATCAATAAATCAGAGATACATGCGGAATTTTTCCCTATATCAACGAATGCCAGTATCAATGGCAGCGGATTGACTTACGGACAAAATGCTATAATCACCTTGAGCGACTCTAAATTCATCGGTACAGAAACAGGATTTATGAATAATGTTCCGGCAAAAGTAACAATTACGAATTGTGAATTTTCAGGCAATCACCAAGCTGCTTTCTTGCGCGGGGGTGACTATACAATCACAAATTCTAAGTTTACGCTTAATGCCACCCTTGAGCATACACATAAAGAGAATCACCATTTCACAACATGGTCAGAAGGCAACCAAGCAACCTTTGCTGCTCTCACTATAGGAAACTATAAGAGTACAGCCTACCAATACTACACCAAAGTAGCTATGACAAAAGTTACAGCAGAGGTAACGGGTACATACGCAAGTTCATTCCCCGCAATGCACGTATGTGCAAATGCCGCCAAAGACCTGGGAGTAACCTTGACCTATGACACTACAAGTAGTACATTCACCTCATCTTACAGCCCGGCTATCGAATACGGCACAACAAACATTACCGTAAACGGCAAGGCAGTAGTAGCGGAGAGTGATAAATTTATCATTAAGTAA
- a CDS encoding ABC-F family ATP-binding cassette domain-containing protein has translation MISVEGLKVEFNATPLFEDVSYVINKKDRIALVGKNGAGKSTMLKILAGLQQPTSGVVATPRECTVGYLPQVMILSDERTVMQEAELAFDHIFEMQADIERMNRRLAERTDYESEDYQKLIDRFTHENERFLMMGGTNYRAEIERTLQGLGFGRDDFDRSTSEFSGGWRMRIELAKLLLRRPDVLLLDEPTNHLDIESIQWLENFLATRANAVVLVSHDRAFLNNVTTRTIEITCGRIYDYKVKYDEFVVLRKERREQQLRAYENQQKQIQDTEDFIERFRYKATKAVQVQSRIKQLEKIERIEVDEEDNSSLRLKFVCSSRSGNYPVICEDVAKAYGGHVIFHDVNLTINRGEKVAFVGKNGEGKSTLVKCIMDEIADYTGKLTLGHNVQIGYFAQNQAQMLDGELTVFDTIDRVATGDVRLKIRDILGAFMFGGEASDKKVKVLSGGERTRLAMIKLLLEPVNFLILDEPTNHLDMRSKDVLKDAIREFDGTVIIVSHDRDFLDGLATKVYEFGGGLVKEHLCGIYEFLQKKQIENLNDLQKSSSLPASPTAGKTASGGSAGTEAEQPSAAKLSYEEQKEFNKKLKKLERRVADCEAEIEQTEAAVAILEAKMATPEGAADMSLYEQHQKLKQQLDRVMEEWEEASTRLDVAKE, from the coding sequence ATGATATCTGTAGAAGGACTGAAGGTGGAATTTAACGCCACGCCTCTGTTTGAAGACGTCTCTTATGTAATCAACAAGAAAGACCGCATAGCCCTTGTAGGCAAGAACGGTGCGGGCAAGTCCACCATGCTCAAAATACTGGCAGGCTTGCAGCAACCCACTTCGGGCGTTGTAGCCACTCCCCGCGAGTGCACCGTCGGCTATCTGCCGCAGGTGATGATACTCAGCGATGAACGCACTGTGATGCAAGAGGCCGAGCTTGCCTTCGACCATATCTTCGAGATGCAGGCAGACATCGAGCGCATGAACCGCCGGCTTGCCGAGCGCACCGATTACGAGAGCGAAGACTATCAGAAACTCATCGACCGCTTCACCCACGAGAATGAACGTTTCCTGATGATGGGCGGAACCAACTATCGTGCCGAAATAGAACGTACCCTTCAGGGGCTGGGCTTCGGCCGTGATGACTTCGACCGTTCCACGAGCGAGTTCTCCGGCGGATGGCGTATGCGTATCGAGCTTGCAAAACTGCTGCTCCGCCGTCCCGACGTATTGCTGCTCGATGAGCCTACCAATCACCTTGACATCGAGAGCATACAATGGCTGGAAAACTTTCTTGCCACCCGTGCCAATGCGGTAGTGTTGGTCAGCCACGACCGTGCCTTTCTTAATAATGTAACTACCCGTACTATTGAAATCACTTGCGGACGCATCTACGACTATAAAGTGAAGTATGACGAGTTTGTAGTGCTGCGCAAGGAACGTCGCGAGCAGCAACTCCGTGCCTACGAGAATCAGCAGAAGCAGATACAGGACACGGAAGACTTCATCGAACGTTTCCGTTACAAGGCCACGAAAGCCGTGCAGGTACAGAGCCGCATCAAACAACTGGAGAAGATAGAACGTATTGAGGTGGACGAAGAAGACAACTCCTCGCTTCGTCTTAAATTTGTGTGCAGCAGCCGCAGCGGTAATTATCCCGTCATCTGCGAGGATGTGGCGAAAGCATACGGCGGGCACGTTATCTTCCACGACGTGAATCTCACCATCAACCGTGGCGAGAAGGTAGCGTTTGTGGGCAAGAACGGCGAAGGAAAGTCCACGCTCGTGAAGTGTATCATGGACGAGATTGCCGACTATACCGGAAAGCTGACCTTGGGGCACAACGTGCAGATAGGTTACTTTGCCCAAAATCAGGCGCAGATGCTGGACGGTGAGCTTACCGTATTCGACACCATAGACCGCGTGGCTACGGGAGATGTCCGCCTGAAGATACGCGACATACTCGGCGCTTTCATGTTCGGTGGCGAGGCTTCGGACAAAAAGGTGAAAGTGCTGTCCGGCGGCGAGCGCACCCGCCTTGCCATGATAAAGCTGCTGCTGGAGCCTGTGAACTTCCTGATACTGGATGAACCGACCAATCATCTTGACATGCGTTCCAAGGATGTATTGAAGGATGCCATCCGGGAGTTTGACGGTACGGTGATAATTGTGAGCCATGATCGTGATTTTCTTGACGGACTGGCGACTAAAGTATATGAGTTCGGTGGCGGACTGGTGAAAGAGCACCTCTGCGGAATCTACGAGTTCCTGCAGAAGAAGCAGATTGAGAATTTGAACGACCTGCAGAAATCATCTTCACTGCCGGCCTCGCCCACGGCAGGCAAGACAGCTTCGGGCGGTAGTGCCGGAACGGAAGCGGAGCAACCTTCTGCAGCCAAACTATCGTATGAGGAACAGAAGGAATTCAACAAGAAATTGAAGAAACTGGAACGCCGCGTGGCGGATTGCGAGGCTGAGATAGAGCAGACTGAAGCCGCCGTCGCCATTTTGGAAGCTAAGATGGCCACTCCGGAAGGTGCGGCGGATATGTCCCTTTATGAACAGCATCAGAAGTTGAAGCAGCAATTGGACCGCGTGATGGAAGAATGGGAGGAAGCATCGACCCGGCTGGACGTGGCGAAAGAATGA